GCATCAAAACCCTCGCGGATGCCGACGCCTTGGCGCCCAGGGCCAAGAACGCCAAGAATGTAGTAGTGATCGGTTGCGGGTTTATCGGACTGGAATTCGCCGCAGTAGCCGCGGCGCAAGGCGCCAGCGTGCAGGTAATCGACCGCGGTGACCGTCTAATGGCCAGGGCGATTTCTCCGCAGATGTCCGAATTGTTCCTCAAGGCGCACGAGTCCTGGGGCGTCAAATTCCACTTCAGCCAGGCGGTCGATCAGATCATGGGGAAAGACGGCAAGGCCGTCGGCGTCGAAAAGGTTAACGGCGACGTCATCCCTGCCGATCTGGTGGTTTACGGTATCGGCGTCATCCCGAATATCACGCTGGCCACCGAAGCTGGACTGGAAATAGAAAACGGTATCAAGGTCGACGCGGATCTCTTGACCAATGACTCGCACATATCTGCTATTGGCGACGTGGCCTGTTTTCCCTGTGTTCACAATCACGGCGAGCATACCCGTATCGAGTCGGTTCCAAACGCCATGGACCAAGCGAGAGCGGTATCGGCAAGGCTGCTGGGTAAAGCCGCCCCGTTTGTCGCGACGCCCTGGTTCTGGACCGATCAGGGCAATCTGAAACTGCAGATTGTCGGTCTGTCCACCGGGTACGACAGTACCGTGACCCTGGGATCGATGGAGTCAAACCAGTTCTCCGTGCTGTGCTTTCGCCGGGATCACCTGGTCGCTGTCGAATCGTGCAACCGCCCGGGTGATCATCTTGCCGGCAAGAAACTCCTGTCCCGTCCTCCCGAACTAACCCAGCGTGAAGCCAAGGAACCTGATTTCGATTTGAAAGCCTGGGAAGTCGCTCACCGCAGTTAACCACTTGGTCGTGGTGGCCCCCTGATACCCTCAAGGGTTGAAGGGGTTTTAACGTAGCTCCGTTGGTATTTTCGAGCGCGCTGGCCCTGCATACCTCTCTGAACCACCGCGTTGGAGTTGCCATCAATGAATGACACGGACAAAACGCCATTTTTCCCTGGCTGGCTGTTTTTGCTTGCCATGCTGACGGCACTTTCCCCGCTGTCAGTCGATCTGTATCTACCCGCTTTTCCTTCCATCGGGCAAAGCCTTGGCGTCGAGTCGTCAGATGTGCAGATTACCCTGGCCATCTTTCTGCTGGGCATGTCGCTGGGACAACTTCTATACGGCCCTCTCAGTGACCGATACGGGCGCAAGCCCCCATTGTATGTCGGGCTCGCACTTTACATAGTCGCCTCCCTCGGTTGCATGCTGGCAAACGACCTGACAACGCTCACCGCTTCACGGTTTCTGCAGGCGCTGGGAGGCAGCGCTGGCGTGGTCATCTGTCGGGCCGTTATCCGCGACCGTACAACCACCGCACAGGCAGCCTGGGCGTTCTCCATGTTAATGCTGGCACTGGGACTGGCGCCAATTCTGGCGCCCATGCTGGGCGGCCTGCTGCTAATGGTAATAGGATGGCGGGGGATTTTCGCGGTACTCGCCGGCGCTGGCCTGGTTCTACTGCTGAGCATGCATTTCAGCATGCGTGAAACGCTCTCCCGGCACACATCCGAGCGCCTGGGCGTCAGCGGTACCTTTCGCCGTTACGGTAGCCTGCTAGGCAACGGCCAGTTCATGATGTATGTGCTGATCGGCGCCTTGCCCTTTGGCGGCATGTTCGCCTATATCGCCGGTTCCCCCTATGTGATCATCGAACTGTATGGTGTACCTGCAGAGCACTTCGGCTGGTTTTTCGGGATCAATGCATTCGGCATGATAGCCGGCTCGCAGTTCAACGCCCGCCTGGTCGCCCGCTTCGGTCCCGCCACTATGTTGAAGTATGTTATTCGCGTCCCGGTGGTAGCGGCGCTCACCGGGCTTGTCGCGACCTTGCTGGGCGTTGCTTCCCTACCCTTGCTCATGATCTGCTTTTTTGTCTACATGACCTCGATGGGCCTGCTCACCCCCAATGCGGTCGCCCTCGCCATGGCCAATGAAGGGCATCGTGCCGGCTCCGCTTCGGCCATCATGGGGTCCATCCAATTCCTTTTGGGTACCTGCGGGGCGGCGGCAGTGAGTATCTGGACCATGCCCAGCGCCGTTCCGTTGACCGGCGTCATGTTGTTGCTGTCGGGTGGCAGCCTGCTGATTCATCAGTTCGGTCATCGACGCGATATTCTCATTCGGCACGGCTCGGACATCGAACAACCTACCCAGCAATAGCTGCACCAGGCAAAATAAGATATCCAAAGGTGCTTATGAGTGAGTCAACGTTGCACGGCCTGCGTGTCGTCAGCCTGGGTTCAGGCATTGCGAGCGCTGCGGCGGGTTTGCACCTGTGCGAAGCAGGCGCCGAGGTGATTCTGGTCGAGCCGCCCGGCAATCCGGCTCGGAGACAGGAGGCGCTGTTCGCGGTGCTTAATCGGGGCAAGCGCAGTGTCACGCTGGATATCGATGTGCCGGACGGGCAGCAACAACTCGAACAGCTGCTGGCCGCCGCCGACGTATTCATTCACGAGTTCACCTCCAAACAGGCCGCGACCCTGACGCTTGGCGATGCACAGCTGGCGGAGCGCTTTCCTGGCTTGATCGTTTCAGCCATCACCGGCTGGCCAAAGAAGCATCCATTGGCCGAGGCAATGCCACGTGAAACTCTGGTGCTGGCGCGGCTGGGCCTGCTCGACGAACAGCCAGGCCACCGTGAAGGGCCGGTATTCGTACGCATGCCGTTTGCCAACTGGCTTGCAAGTTGGCTGTGTGTGGTTGGCGTAATGGCACGGTTGATCGCACGCGATCGGGATGGTCAGGGCGGCAGCGCGCATACCAGTCTGGCCCAGGCCGCGCTTGTTCCGATGACCATGCATTGGAGCCGCGCCGAAAAGCCGACACCCGCATTCGCCAAGGGGCTGGATAAACACATCCCCATCCCACTGCATCAGTGCGCGGATGGTCGCTGGATTCACGTGCATTACTCGCCGGATAAATCCCCTTGGATGGCAGACGCCATGGCTGAATTGGGCGAGGCGGAAGTTGCCCGGCTGAATGCACAGTGGCCACCCAGCCATGTGGCACCGAATTTCGGGGCTAACCGGGCCATTATTGCCACGCGATCCGCGCAGGAATGGGTCGAGCATTTCTGGCAGCATGATGTTTCCGCACAGATTGCCGCGCCGTTCGGTGACATCTATTTCGACGAGCAGGCGCGGCTAAATGGCTATGTCGTTGAAGTGGAGGACGCCACGCTCGGCAAGACGCTGCAGCCGGGGCCAGCCTGGAAGATCACACCACCGGCACGCATAGGTCGTTCCGCACCTCAACCTGGAGCAGACAACGGCATTGGCTTCGAGACCTCGCCAAAGCAGCGTCTGATTACGGATATGGCGCGCCAGGGCGATCCGTTGCCGCCCTTGCATGGCCTCAAGGTGCTCGATCTTGGCGCCTATCTGGCCGGGCCCTTCGCCTGCATGATGCTGGCCGATCTAGGTGCGGAGGTCATCAAGGTCGAAGCCCCAGCCGGCGATGCCATGCGTCGGCTGGAACGCATTTTCAGTGGCACTCAGCGCGGCAAGCTCGGCGTCGCGCTCAAACTTGGCGATGAGCTAAGTCAACCGGCGGTCGAGGCGCTGGTACGTTGGGCCGATGTGGTCCATCACAACATGCGCTTGCCGGCAGCGCGCAAGCTGCAGGTCGATTACGACTGCCTCAAGCTGATCAATCCGCAACTTCTCTACTGCCACGTCAGTGCTTATGGACCCACCGGGCCACGTGCGGATTGGCCCGGCTTCGACCAGCTGATGCAGGCCTCCTGCGGCTGGGAAGTAGAACAGGGCGGCGCCGGCCAACCGCCGATGTGGCTGCGTTTTGGCGTTGGTGATTTCTTTGCGGGGCTTTCTTCGCTATACGTTCTGCTATTGGGTCTTTACCAGCGGGCGCGGACCGGCGAAGGGCAAATGGTAAACGCGTCGCTGCTTGGCGCCACATTACTCACCATGAGCGAGGCGGTCGCCCGCGAGGATGGCAGCGTCACGCCAATAGCGCACCTGGATGCCACCCAGACCGGTCTGTGCGACACGCACCGGCTGTATTGTTGTAGTGACGGCTGGGTCGCCGTGGCGGCACTGGCGCCCGAAGAAGCGCAGCGTTTCCACGCGTTAGCCGGCGCTGATCCCGAGGTGCATTTCGCCGCGCAAACCCAGACCGAGGCGCTGTTATCGCTGAGCGCGCATGATGTGCCCGCCGAAGCCGTTCTCGAAGCGCAGCTTGACCCCTTTCTCGACAACCCTGACCACGCCGCGGCTGGCTTGCATACCCGTTATCAACATGCGGAGTACGGCGAGCTGCAACAGATTGGCGCGTTCTGGGATTTCGGTGATCTGCCGTTGTCGCTGGATCGTCCGCCACCGGCCCTCGGCCAGCACAGCCGCGAGGTGCTCGGCGGGCTTGGTATTGGCGATATTGAGCTGGACCGACTGGCTGCGGCCGGCGTTGTTCGGCTGTGAAGCCTGGTACGCACCCCATCGAACCTTGCTGGCGGGTGGCACCGCTGCCCGCTCCCTCTGGATCGACGCCGGAACCCCATGCAGTCAAACGGTTGCGCGTTGAGAAGCGAATAAAAACGAACAAGGAAAAACGCCATGAATGAATTGGATTTTAGCGGCAAGACGGTGCTGATAGTCGGCGGCTCCAGTGGCATCGGTAACGGCATCGCGCAGAGCTTTCGCCAGCGCGGCGCCGAGGTGCATGTCTGGGGAACCCGCCCGAGCGCACAGGATTACGCTGATTCGGTAGATTCGCGCCTCGAAGGACTGCACTACGCGCAAGTCGATGTCTCCGACGCTGACGTGATCGAGGCTGCGGTCGTGCCGTTCACTCGGCTCGATGTGTTGATTCAGGCGCAAGGTACGGTGCTCTACGATCGTCAGGAATTTCTCACTGAAGGCTTCAAGAAAGTATTGGATATAAACCTCACAAGCCTGATGGTCTGCGCGCAGAAGTTTTTCGAGCTGCTCAAGGAATCACGTGGCGCGATGATTACGGTCAGCTCGGCGGCAGCCTTCCATTCGACCCGCGGCAATCCGGCCTACAACGCCTCCAAGACCGGGGCCTTTGGCCTGACCCGCACGCTTGGTGAGGCCTGGGCGCGCGATGGCATCCGGGTCAATGGCATCGCTCCGGGCCTGGTGGAGACCAAGCTCACCCGCGTCACCACTGAAAATCCCAAACGCCTCGAAGGTGCGCTACGTGCAATTCCACTGGGCCGCCTCGGCACCCCACAGGACATGGCCAACGTTGCGCTATTCCTGGCTTCGCCGCTGGCTGGCTACATGCTGGGCCAGACCTTGTTGGTCGATGGCGGCATGCTGCTCGCTTGACGTCACTCATATTAGTAGGAGCAAGACATGAGCTGGGATTTCGAAACCGATCCGGACTTTCAAACCGAGCTGGACTGGATCGACCGCTTCGTTCGTGAGGAAGTCGAGCCGCTGGAGCATGTGCTGGGCAGCCCGTGGAACATTCATGATCCGCTATTCAAGCAGCTGGTGCGTCCACTACAGGCGCAGGTCCGGGCCCGCAAGCTCTGGGCGTGTCATCTGGGCCCTGAGTTGGGCGGGCCAGGTTATGGCCAGGTGCGCCTGGCGCTGATCAACGAAATTCTCGGCCGAGCACTGTTCGCGCCTATTGTCTTCGGCTGCCACGCGCCGGATTCGGGCAATGGCGAAATTCTCGCGCACTACGGTAGCGAAGAGCAGAAGCGCAAGTACCTCGAACCTTTGCTCGACAACGAGATAGTCTCCTGCTTCGCCATGACCGAGCCCCAAGGCGGCGCCGACCCCAGCGTGTTCACCACCGATGCCGTGCGCGACGGCAACGACTGGCTTATCAGCGGTGAGAAGTGGTTCGGCTCCAATGCACGATACGCGGCGTTTTTTATTGTCATGGCAGTGACCGACAAGAGCGTTTCGGTGCACAAGGGCACCACCATGTTTATCGTTCCGGCGAATGCGTCGGGCGTGAGCATCGTGCGCAACGTCGGTATAGCCGACGATCCGGAGGCCACGCACGCCTACCTGCGTTTCGACAAGGTGCGGGTCTCGTCCAGCGACCTGCTCGGCGAGCCCGGCGAAGCCTTCGTCGTCGCCCAGGTGCGACTCGGTGGTGGTCGCGTGCATCACGCCATGCGCGTTATCGGGCAAGCACAAAGAGCGCTTGATGCATTGTGCGAGCGCGCCCTGTCGCGCACCACCCAAGGCGGCCTGCTGGCCGAAAAGCAGATGGTGCAGGAAAAAATCGCCGACTCCTGGATCGAGCTGGAGCAGTTCCGGTTGCTGGTGATGCGCACCGCCTGGCGCATCGACAAGTACCAGGACTATTTGCGCGTGCGTAAAGACATCGCAGCAGTAAAGGCAGCCATGCCTAAGGTGCTGCATGACATTGCCGCCCGCGCGCTGCATGTGCATGGCTCGATCGGTGTGTCTGAGGAGATGCCATTCGCCGGGTACATTCTGCGTTCCTTCCAGATGGGCCTGGCGGACGGCCCGACTGAGGTACACAAGGTCACCGTGGCCAAACAAATACTACGGGACTATCAGCCAAGCGACAGTCTGTTTCCCAGCTACCACCGCCCGACTGCGGCAGCGCTGGCACGTGAGAAATATGCCGACGCGCTAGCGACACTGGAACAAAGCGGAGAGCAGCGGTGAGCAGTCAGGCTGAGTGGCGCGAGCTGGTCGATCTCGACCGTTTGGGCGCCTGGATGGATGAGCGGAATCTTGCGTCCGGACCGCTGGAAAATGCCGTGCGGCTCACCGGCGGCACGCAGAATCTGTTGCTGCGCTTTCGCCGGGGCGATCATGAATTTGTGCTGCGTCGGCCATCGGCGGAATTACAGGAAGTAGGTGGCAAGACCATCGCACGCGAAGCCCGCATGCTGAACGCGCTGGCGGGCAGCCGGGTGCCGCACGCCGCATTGATCGCGGCCTGCGATGACGAGGCCGTTCTGGGGGCGAAGTTCTATCTAATGGAACCGGTAGATGGCTTCAATCCCAATTCTCCAGCCGGTTTGCCGATGCCCCATGCCGGCGACCTCGACATGCGCCGGCGCATGGGACTGGCCATGGTCGACGCGCTGCTTTGCCTTCATGAGCTGGATTATCGAGCCATCGGTCTCGGCGGCTTCGGGCGGCCCGACGGCTTTCATCAACGGCAAGTGGCCCGCTGGCTGCACCAGCTTGAAAGCGTTGCCGGCTACGCCGGTTGGCCGGGCGCAGGCAGCCTTCCCGAGCTCGACCGGCTGGCACGCTGGCTGAATGATAACTGCCCGCAACAGTGCAGCCCAGGCATCCTGCACGGCGACTATCACCTGTCCAATGTAATGTTCAGTCGCAAGGGGCCGGAGCTTAGTGCGATCGTCGACTGGGAGCTGGCCACCATCGGCGACCCGCTACTGGATCTCGCCTGGTTGGTGGTGACATGGCCGGACGCCAGCGGCCACGGCGCCGGCACGATTGAGGTGCATCCGTGGGAGGGGTTTCCTGCAGCGGACGAGCTGGTGGCGCGCTACGTGGCCGGTAGCTCTCGCAGCTTCGAAGCCTTCACCTGGTATCTGGTGCTCGCGGCTTTCAAGCTTGGTATTTTTCTCGAAGTCAGCTACGCGCGGGCCTGCGCCGGCAAGGCGTCGATGGAACACGGTAGAAAACACCACGCCTCGGCGCTGCGGCTATTTGAGGGCGCGCTGTCGCGGATCGAATAACTCCACATTTCCTATCCAGCGGCGACAGACGCCGCTGCACTACATGAGGGCGGCTCCATGCAACTGGCAGACAAACGCATCATCGTGACAGGCGGCGCGCGCGGCATTGGCGCTGCTATCGTCGCGGCATACATCGCCGAGGGCGCCCATGTCATCAGTCTTGATGTCGACACCTCGCAAGACCCGGTGATGAGTGAGGGGGGCGGTTGGGCAAAAAGCCGGATCTGTGATATCTCCGATTCCGCGTCGGTGAACGAAGCGTTCGACTTCGCTATCGGTCAGTTGGGCGGGCTGGACGTGCTGGTCAATGCTGCCGGAATAGCGCCCAACGCCACTGCTGATGAAATCACCCTGGATGAGTGGGAACAAGTATTTGCGGTAAACACCCGCGGCACCTTTCTGACCAACCGCGCGGCGTTCAAGCGTATGAGACAAGGTGGCGGACGGATCATCAATTTCGCCTCGGCCGCTGGCGTCGGTGGTCAGCCAGGCAAGGCGCACTATGCCGCCAGCAAGGGCGCGGTCTTGGCATGGACACGCACCGTCGCACGTGAGTGGGGCCCGCACGGCATTACCGTTAACGCCATCGCCCCGGCGATATGGACTCCGATGTATGACGCCACCCGCGCCAGCATGAGCGAGACCCAGCTTAAGCAGCACGATGCATTCATGGCCAGTCTGATTCCGCTTGGAGGGCAGCTTGGCGATGCCTCCTGTGATCTGGCACCGGTGCTGATCTTTCTCGCAGGCGAAGGGTCACGTTTCATAACCGGCCAGACCCTGATGATTGACGGTGGAATGTTGATGCTGAGTTGAGATAGGGACCGGGCCGCTAGTTGCCACGGAGCGGCTTTGACGTTCAGGGTATGGTGTATATACGTCTCATAGCCCCTCTCCGGGGGGGTGTCATAAATTTTGTGTTTGGGCATAACATGTTGCAGCAGAGGATGCATGTATGCCGACCAAGAAGAAGCCGGGGCGTGAAACCCCGCGAGACCTACCAGCAATTCCCAAAGAGCTGATTGATCAGTTCGTCAATGGCCCGATGAGCGCTGAAGCCATTCAGGATGCCTCGATGGCGTTCAAGAAGGCGTTGATCGAGCGGGCCCTTGGTGCCGAGCTAGGGCATCACCTTGGCTACCCTGAAGGTGCTGAGCGCCCAGAGGGGGCGAGCAACCAGCGTAACGGCCGGAGCGGCAAGACAGTGCTCACCGATGATGGCCCGCTGCGTCTGGACATCCCCCGAGACCGCGACGGCAGCTTTGCCCCGATCCTGATTCCCAAGCATGAGCGCCGCTTTACCGGCTTTGACGACAAGATCATTGCCATGTATGCCCGAGGCATGACGGTTCGTGAAATCCGAGCCTTCCTGGCCGAGCAGTACGGAACCGATGTTTCTCATGACTTCATCAGTTCGGTTACCGATGCCGTATTGGAAGAGATTAGCGCTTGGCAGCAACGCCCCTTGGAGCCAATGTACCCGGTCATCTTTTTCGATGCCTTGAGGGTCAAAATTCGGGACGAGGGCCTGGTTCGCAATAAGGCCGTTTACCTAGCGCTTGGGGTGTTACCGGACGGTACACGGGATATTCTGGGCATCTGGATCGAAACGACGGAGGGCGCCAAATTCTGGATGAAGGTGTTCAACGATCTGAAGACCCGAGGCGTAGAAGATATATTGATCGCCGTGACTGACGGCCTGAAGGGCATACCTGAAGCCCTGAGTGCGGTGTTCCCGGATACCACCTTGCAGACCTGCATTGTACATCTGATCCGCAACAGCCTTGATTATGCAGGCTGGGACAAGCGCAGAGAGCTGGCCAAAGCTCTCAAGCCCATCTATCAGGCGCTCAACGCCGAGGTCGCAGCGCAGGCTTTGGACGCGTTTGAAGCTGGGCCATGGGGTAAGCAGTACCCGACGGTCACAGCAGCCTGGCGGCGTGCGTGGGATAGGGTCATTCCGTTCTTTGTGTTCCCGCCCGCCATACGAAAGGTGATCTATACGACCAATGCGATTGAAAGCATCAACGCTCAGTTGCGTAAGATCATTAAAACCCGGGGCCACTTCCCAACGGATGAGGCCGCGACGAAGTTGATCTGGTTGGCGCTACGTAATATCACTGCCAACTGGGGTAACGCGGCACATGACTGGAAAGCCGCTATGAATCAGTTCGCGATCCTATACGAAGATCGCTTCACCAGGCCGACCTGGTAAGTGAGGGCCTACCTGATGGCAGGCCATTAACGGCCCGAACACAAAAAATCTGACAGTCCCCTCTCCGGAGGGGTTTTGTTTTACTTGGAGTAAAACGATTCATTCAGCCTTCTTGGCGCATCAGCCACCGCCTCAAAAAACGCCCACGGCGCTCGCCACCTCCCGCCATGCCTGGCCTCCAACAACCATAGGCCACCGCCTGAATAACCCCATACTACTCTCCAACATAATTCTTTTATTAGAACCAGATTCTCTATCGTAGATTTATTCGACTTGCTCTGCTAGGTTCAATACATGTCCAAGGCGCGTACATATAGCGCTCGTCAATTTTAGTTTAAATAACAAAAACAAAAGGTTGCCTTCGATGGACCAGACGAAAGAGCCGTACACGGCCAGCTCACATTCCCGCGTTGTCATGTATCGATTGCCGGAAAGCTCAACGCTGGAAGTCATTCGTTTCTGTGAACAGCTCTTCCGTATCCTGCAGGGCGCTATAGCCAGCAACAAACAAACTCAGCCATCCAACAACAAATGAGTAATGCCATGCGACATTTTAAAAAAATTCCTGAACGAGGCGACTTTGGTTTTCAGCAACTGGTAGGTCCTCACAAGGTAACCGGACCAGCGATGGCCGGCGAACGAGGTTTCTTCGGGCTGCAATTGAGCAAGAGCGCTCCCTTTGGCTCAGTGCGCGACGAAGAGGGCAACATCTACTCCTTCGTGCGCTCCATCCTGGCGCCCAACGGCACGCCCAACCCGACAAAGTTCATCTATCAGTCCAACCACATAGATGGCAAGCACATACGTATGGATCAGGAGCGGATGGCCGCCCAGGCGTTAACCCCACGGCCCGTCCAGACACTCGAAGGCGATACCGTACGCTGGTCCAGCCAGCCGGACGAACCAGGCAATGCCTGGGAAATCACCGCATCCAGCGAACGCTTGACTTGGAAGGAAGATGGGTTGTTTGAACTCGAAGGCAAGCTGATCGGCTCTGGCATGCAATGGTATATCCCGGGTGTAGAGTGGGGCACTTTCTATGTTTCCCAATTATGGGATCTCAAAGGGACATGCGAAGGGCGGCCGGTTAAAGGCGCGATGGCACTGGATCAGATGTACATGGCCGAAGGCGGTGCTATTCATTTCAAGAAAGACCTCGTTGTAAACAATAACATGCACGTTATCTGGTGGACATTCGTAACTATGTACAAGGATGGTACCTGGGATGCCGGATCCTTTATGGTCGGACACGAGAACCTGGGTTACGCCATTCTGATGAACGAGAAAGGTGAGATACGCACCACCACGGACATCGAAGGAACAGCGGTTCACAAGGATGGAAGCTACTTCCTGGAATCGGCCCGCATCGTTCTCGAAGGCGAGGAGGAATGGGAATTCCTGCCTGACCCCAAGGGCGAAATGATCGATTTCGTAGGCGGCTTCCCGATCACAGCGCAGCAGGAAGGACGCTGGCGCCGCGTGGGCGACACCCGCGAGCCTGATCGCTGGTTGGCCTGGGGCGAATCGGATCGTCGTAACGGCTCCGCACGCAACGTGAGAGGTGCGGATCTATAACTCGGCAAATGGCCCACCGGCATCTATTCCTGACGGACATGACCCGGTGGCGCCGACGGCGTATCTCACTATCGAGCGGACTCAGACAGCCCGCTCGAACACCCAGGTCTGGGACCTGACATGGCAGAGTCGGAAACCTTGGCCCATTATCGTGTTGACCACGCTGACGGTGGCCTCATCGCCTATATCCGGTGTATGCAACTCGACCATGATCAGCCGTAAATCATCGGGCAGCTTTTCGGGCAACAGCCCTACTTCCGCGCCTTCGATATCCAGCACCAGCACGCTGGGACAGATGCTGGCCAGTAGATCTGAAATCCTTGCGACTGCTGTCTGAACCGGCTCTCCCGAACCATGATCCAGCACCGAACTCCACCAGTATTCATCCTGCACGCGAAGCGTCAGCGTATCGCCTGAATAGTCGTCGGCCACCACGGCTGCCGCAATCAACTGACATTCCTGGCCGTTAAGCTGGACGTTCCGTCGGATGATTCCATGCATCACTTCGTTGGGCTCAACGATGGTGACCGGATTACCCGAACACCGAGCCGCCAGCGAACCGGTTATGCCCGCGCCCCCGCCGCACTCCAGCACCTTGTCCCCCGGTCTGATCATTTTCTCGATTAGCTCGAGGTCCGCTTCTTCGTAATCTCCCAGGGCAAAATAGTAGGCCATGCGCGGGCTGAAACCTCTGGCCACCAGCATCTTCAAAGGGTGCAGCGGGTGGTCCAGCACCACAGGCTCCGGCAAGCTGTCGAGCCATTCTCGGATTTGTTCGATTTGCTCCAGATCGTCCGGCTGATCGTGCGGCCAGACGCTCAGGCCCCGCTGTGAGACGATCTGTCGACGCTCTTGTATGCGCCAGCTCTCCACGAGTTGTTTGATCATAAGGAATATCCTGGATGGAATTGCTC
Above is a genomic segment from Halopseudomonas litoralis containing:
- a CDS encoding phosphotransferase family protein, giving the protein MSSQAEWRELVDLDRLGAWMDERNLASGPLENAVRLTGGTQNLLLRFRRGDHEFVLRRPSAELQEVGGKTIAREARMLNALAGSRVPHAALIAACDDEAVLGAKFYLMEPVDGFNPNSPAGLPMPHAGDLDMRRRMGLAMVDALLCLHELDYRAIGLGGFGRPDGFHQRQVARWLHQLESVAGYAGWPGAGSLPELDRLARWLNDNCPQQCSPGILHGDYHLSNVMFSRKGPELSAIVDWELATIGDPLLDLAWLVVTWPDASGHGAGTIEVHPWEGFPAADELVARYVAGSSRSFEAFTWYLVLAAFKLGIFLEVSYARACAGKASMEHGRKHHASALRLFEGALSRIE
- a CDS encoding multidrug effflux MFS transporter; this translates as MNDTDKTPFFPGWLFLLAMLTALSPLSVDLYLPAFPSIGQSLGVESSDVQITLAIFLLGMSLGQLLYGPLSDRYGRKPPLYVGLALYIVASLGCMLANDLTTLTASRFLQALGGSAGVVICRAVIRDRTTTAQAAWAFSMLMLALGLAPILAPMLGGLLLMVIGWRGIFAVLAGAGLVLLLSMHFSMRETLSRHTSERLGVSGTFRRYGSLLGNGQFMMYVLIGALPFGGMFAYIAGSPYVIIELYGVPAEHFGWFFGINAFGMIAGSQFNARLVARFGPATMLKYVIRVPVVAALTGLVATLLGVASLPLLMICFFVYMTSMGLLTPNAVALAMANEGHRAGSASAIMGSIQFLLGTCGAAAVSIWTMPSAVPLTGVMLLLSGGSLLIHQFGHRRDILIRHGSDIEQPTQQ
- a CDS encoding NAD(P)/FAD-dependent oxidoreductase, whose amino-acid sequence is MTLSSVVIVGAGQAGFQVAASLRQGGFAGRISLVGDEPGLPYQRPPLSKAYLLGKIKAENLVFRPAAFFDQQQIELIQDKAVIIDRQNQRVVLESEKALEYDHLVLATGAHNRPLSIPGEHLEGVFGIKTLADADALAPRAKNAKNVVVIGCGFIGLEFAAVAAAQGASVQVIDRGDRLMARAISPQMSELFLKAHESWGVKFHFSQAVDQIMGKDGKAVGVEKVNGDVIPADLVVYGIGVIPNITLATEAGLEIENGIKVDADLLTNDSHISAIGDVACFPCVHNHGEHTRIESVPNAMDQARAVSARLLGKAAPFVATPWFWTDQGNLKLQIVGLSTGYDSTVTLGSMESNQFSVLCFRRDHLVAVESCNRPGDHLAGKKLLSRPPELTQREAKEPDFDLKAWEVAHRS
- a CDS encoding SDR family NAD(P)-dependent oxidoreductase: MQLADKRIIVTGGARGIGAAIVAAYIAEGAHVISLDVDTSQDPVMSEGGGWAKSRICDISDSASVNEAFDFAIGQLGGLDVLVNAAGIAPNATADEITLDEWEQVFAVNTRGTFLTNRAAFKRMRQGGGRIINFASAAGVGGQPGKAHYAASKGAVLAWTRTVAREWGPHGITVNAIAPAIWTPMYDATRASMSETQLKQHDAFMASLIPLGGQLGDASCDLAPVLIFLAGEGSRFITGQTLMIDGGMLMLS
- a CDS encoding acyl-CoA dehydrogenase family protein, translating into MSWDFETDPDFQTELDWIDRFVREEVEPLEHVLGSPWNIHDPLFKQLVRPLQAQVRARKLWACHLGPELGGPGYGQVRLALINEILGRALFAPIVFGCHAPDSGNGEILAHYGSEEQKRKYLEPLLDNEIVSCFAMTEPQGGADPSVFTTDAVRDGNDWLISGEKWFGSNARYAAFFIVMAVTDKSVSVHKGTTMFIVPANASGVSIVRNVGIADDPEATHAYLRFDKVRVSSSDLLGEPGEAFVVAQVRLGGGRVHHAMRVIGQAQRALDALCERALSRTTQGGLLAEKQMVQEKIADSWIELEQFRLLVMRTAWRIDKYQDYLRVRKDIAAVKAAMPKVLHDIAARALHVHGSIGVSEEMPFAGYILRSFQMGLADGPTEVHKVTVAKQILRDYQPSDSLFPSYHRPTAAALAREKYADALATLEQSGEQR
- a CDS encoding SDR family NAD(P)-dependent oxidoreductase — encoded protein: MNELDFSGKTVLIVGGSSGIGNGIAQSFRQRGAEVHVWGTRPSAQDYADSVDSRLEGLHYAQVDVSDADVIEAAVVPFTRLDVLIQAQGTVLYDRQEFLTEGFKKVLDINLTSLMVCAQKFFELLKESRGAMITVSSAAAFHSTRGNPAYNASKTGAFGLTRTLGEAWARDGIRVNGIAPGLVETKLTRVTTENPKRLEGALRAIPLGRLGTPQDMANVALFLASPLAGYMLGQTLLVDGGMLLA
- a CDS encoding CoA transferase, which translates into the protein MSESTLHGLRVVSLGSGIASAAAGLHLCEAGAEVILVEPPGNPARRQEALFAVLNRGKRSVTLDIDVPDGQQQLEQLLAAADVFIHEFTSKQAATLTLGDAQLAERFPGLIVSAITGWPKKHPLAEAMPRETLVLARLGLLDEQPGHREGPVFVRMPFANWLASWLCVVGVMARLIARDRDGQGGSAHTSLAQAALVPMTMHWSRAEKPTPAFAKGLDKHIPIPLHQCADGRWIHVHYSPDKSPWMADAMAELGEAEVARLNAQWPPSHVAPNFGANRAIIATRSAQEWVEHFWQHDVSAQIAAPFGDIYFDEQARLNGYVVEVEDATLGKTLQPGPAWKITPPARIGRSAPQPGADNGIGFETSPKQRLITDMARQGDPLPPLHGLKVLDLGAYLAGPFACMMLADLGAEVIKVEAPAGDAMRRLERIFSGTQRGKLGVALKLGDELSQPAVEALVRWADVVHHNMRLPAARKLQVDYDCLKLINPQLLYCHVSAYGPTGPRADWPGFDQLMQASCGWEVEQGGAGQPPMWLRFGVGDFFAGLSSLYVLLLGLYQRARTGEGQMVNASLLGATLLTMSEAVAREDGSVTPIAHLDATQTGLCDTHRLYCCSDGWVAVAALAPEEAQRFHALAGADPEVHFAAQTQTEALLSLSAHDVPAEAVLEAQLDPFLDNPDHAAAGLHTRYQHAEYGELQQIGAFWDFGDLPLSLDRPPPALGQHSREVLGGLGIGDIELDRLAAAGVVRL